From the Candidatus Peregrinibacteria bacterium genome, one window contains:
- a CDS encoding DUF3488 domain-containing protein produces MFARLNRWLSVSGALSKTGAVLLGLGILLMFISFAKGIQVLMFLPAFVLSLFLFSFWETWVLRKKISVFWTQEGNEKLLFIRFLHPNIFSGISLLVSRGNKKNILTPTASLEYEIEKEDKITLLIQGRLDIFRLRIPVPPFSSPEDAGVHLFLRRPEEELYFHIRPLQDGEEFRHIDALRSAKTDSWFVREMIPSPLEKPKRKEKTEGNTFRLSGNVPLWQWKSVRGVITVEWLLILVGVLGAQWESRLWSFTISAIISILTVLFFTKRGELSRGGIREMNGTALFLFFLCFAEGGIRDDTVIAGVHFLLLLAIWKHLFPRQRRDMLTYIFLILFVFVAFSLYSLEAWFFFLFLLFLILAVLLFSLSAAGEVPSEYNRFVMPRRRRRDMVSLVGGVLLLTFTLFFFLPHGTRTKDTSLIEKTTKETKTGFDEEVDLQNIRSIKEDYSKKIVIEGISENDQKALQNLLWRGARYEIFDGKSWRKKEGSLRPFLSQKESNSDTLFEWNVRYYHKSGEKALFTPIRPVSIIGARANTFAEDSTLINFLRPLYSSAETKLLLKNKNGIPIEAEFPIFISEEKKLSPSVRNLFQPFWETIPKDIQSDPVLITRYIRDDAGFSYSLANTASSLKDFLYGSRRGHCEYFATVLTLTLQEFGYSATFVNGYRGGEYNNTANAWIIRGIHAHSWTEVFDKENGWIQLDATPISEETVTWLHQRGFWGTMVRWYDTIELRWFEYIVSYTGERQKAFLKTLSENKAFFFWGIAGICFVFLGRRWYPKVRKHLLLTPREQFFLWLSRKSQAKSFLLESLQESFPELVAHTRKELFRKNPNTKDIRELKKRWLLALREKK; encoded by the coding sequence ATGTTCGCCCGTCTTAATCGGTGGCTTTCGGTTTCGGGAGCGCTTTCGAAAACGGGAGCAGTACTCCTTGGGCTTGGAATACTCCTGATGTTTATTTCCTTTGCAAAGGGAATTCAAGTCCTTATGTTCCTTCCCGCGTTTGTTCTTTCACTCTTCCTTTTTTCGTTTTGGGAAACATGGGTTCTTCGAAAAAAAATATCCGTATTCTGGACACAAGAAGGGAATGAGAAACTTCTCTTCATTCGCTTTCTCCATCCAAATATCTTCTCGGGAATTTCTCTTCTTGTCTCTCGAGGAAACAAGAAGAACATTCTTACTCCCACTGCTTCCTTAGAATACGAGATAGAAAAAGAAGATAAAATAACACTTCTTATCCAAGGAAGACTCGATATTTTTCGTCTTCGTATTCCCGTTCCACCATTTTCATCACCAGAAGATGCAGGAGTACATCTTTTTCTTCGAAGACCAGAAGAAGAGCTCTATTTTCATATTCGACCTCTTCAGGACGGAGAAGAATTTCGGCATATTGATGCCCTTCGTTCTGCTAAAACTGACTCATGGTTCGTGCGAGAAATGATCCCTTCTCCTCTTGAAAAGCCAAAACGGAAAGAAAAAACTGAAGGAAACACCTTTCGCCTTTCGGGAAATGTGCCACTCTGGCAATGGAAAAGTGTTCGCGGAGTTATTACCGTTGAGTGGCTTCTTATTCTCGTCGGAGTGCTCGGAGCACAATGGGAATCGCGACTCTGGTCGTTCACCATTTCGGCAATTATAAGCATATTGACGGTGCTCTTCTTCACCAAAAGAGGAGAACTTTCTCGTGGAGGAATACGCGAAATGAATGGGACAGCACTCTTCCTCTTTTTCCTCTGCTTTGCAGAAGGTGGCATTCGTGATGATACGGTTATTGCCGGAGTGCATTTCCTCCTTCTTCTTGCTATTTGGAAACATCTTTTCCCTCGTCAACGACGAGACATGCTCACCTATATTTTCCTTATCCTTTTTGTTTTTGTTGCCTTTTCGCTCTATAGCTTGGAGGCGTGGTTTTTCTTCCTCTTTCTCCTCTTTCTCATTCTCGCCGTTCTCCTTTTTTCCCTCTCTGCCGCAGGAGAAGTTCCTTCCGAATACAACCGATTTGTAATGCCACGACGAAGGAGAAGGGATATGGTGTCACTCGTCGGAGGAGTGCTTTTGCTCACTTTTACTTTGTTTTTTTTCCTTCCACACGGAACTCGCACAAAAGATACTTCTCTCATTGAAAAAACGACAAAAGAAACCAAAACAGGATTTGATGAAGAAGTTGATCTTCAGAATATTCGGAGCATTAAAGAGGACTACTCCAAAAAAATAGTCATTGAAGGCATTTCAGAAAATGACCAAAAAGCACTCCAAAACCTTCTGTGGCGTGGCGCACGATATGAAATATTTGATGGAAAGAGTTGGCGAAAAAAAGAGGGTTCTCTGAGACCATTTCTTTCCCAAAAAGAGAGTAATTCCGACACTCTTTTTGAATGGAATGTTCGCTACTACCACAAAAGTGGAGAAAAGGCACTCTTCACTCCTATTCGCCCCGTCTCCATCATTGGTGCTCGTGCCAATACATTTGCAGAAGACTCCACCCTCATCAATTTCTTGCGCCCTCTGTACTCTTCTGCAGAAACAAAACTCCTCTTAAAAAATAAAAACGGAATACCGATAGAAGCAGAATTTCCCATTTTTATTTCCGAGGAGAAAAAACTTTCTCCATCAGTAAGAAATTTGTTTCAGCCATTTTGGGAAACCATCCCAAAAGATATTCAATCTGATCCTGTTCTCATTACTCGTTACATTCGCGATGACGCCGGTTTTTCCTATTCTCTTGCCAATACCGCAAGTTCCCTAAAAGATTTTCTCTACGGAAGTCGTCGCGGTCACTGTGAATATTTTGCCACGGTACTCACACTCACACTTCAAGAATTTGGATACTCAGCAACATTTGTTAATGGGTATCGAGGAGGCGAATACAACAATACTGCAAATGCCTGGATAATTCGCGGTATTCATGCGCATTCATGGACAGAAGTATTTGATAAAGAGAATGGATGGATTCAGCTGGATGCGACTCCCATCTCGGAAGAAACCGTGACATGGCTCCATCAGCGCGGTTTTTGGGGGACGATGGTTCGCTGGTATGACACCATAGAACTCCGTTGGTTTGAATATATTGTAAGCTATACAGGGGAACGACAAAAGGCATTCCTAAAAACACTTTCCGAAAATAAAGCGTTTTTTTTCTGGGGCATTGCCGGAATATGTTTCGTTTTTTTAGGACGACGCTGGTATCCAAAAGTACGAAAGCATTTGTTGCTCACTCCTCGAGAACAGTTTTTTCTGTGGCTTTCTCGAAAATCACAAGCAAAAAGCTTTTTGCTTGAATCGCTTCAGGAATCTTTTCCCGAACTCGTAGCACACACGAGAAAAGAACTCTTTAGAAAAAACCCAAACACAAAAGATATTCGAGAACTTAAAAAGAGATGGCTTCTTGCCCTACGAGAAAAAAAATGA
- a CDS encoding HAD-IB family phosphatase, with the protein MKRKIFLFDFDSTLVTVETLDELLKKALVNHPQKEHLSAEIEAITNAGMSGELAFRESLVRRMQIANIHQAYIDALGHDFTHFITDSIPEVIHILLEAGHKVVIVSGGFRELILPVAEMLCIPPEDCFANEFQKENGVVIGVDLTNPLSENGGKTKISEKLFAENDAMEVIIIGDGMSDAEPFLQGKASEFWGFFANVRRPKVEEKATRLFFSGEEFLQFVQEKYTKKEEKKEHFDLGKTIRHNDS; encoded by the coding sequence ATGAAAAGAAAAATATTTCTCTTCGACTTTGATTCCACCCTCGTAACGGTGGAGACATTGGATGAACTTCTCAAAAAAGCGCTGGTGAACCATCCCCAAAAAGAGCACCTTTCTGCCGAAATCGAAGCCATTACCAATGCTGGCATGAGCGGAGAGCTTGCTTTTCGGGAGTCACTCGTGAGGCGCATGCAAATCGCTAATATTCATCAGGCGTATATTGATGCGCTTGGACACGATTTCACGCATTTTATAACCGACAGCATTCCAGAAGTCATTCATATTCTTTTAGAGGCAGGACACAAGGTTGTCATTGTTTCTGGTGGGTTTCGCGAGCTTATTCTTCCTGTTGCCGAAATGCTTTGTATTCCCCCAGAAGATTGTTTTGCCAATGAGTTTCAAAAGGAAAATGGAGTCGTAATAGGCGTTGATCTTACAAATCCTCTCTCAGAAAACGGAGGAAAAACAAAAATTTCCGAAAAACTTTTTGCAGAAAATGATGCAATGGAAGTTATTATAATTGGAGATGGAATGAGCGATGCCGAGCCGTTTCTTCAGGGAAAAGCGAGTGAGTTTTGGGGATTTTTTGCAAATGTTCGGCGACCAAAAGTAGAAGAAAAAGCGACAAGATTGTTCTTTTCTGGAGAAGAGTTTTTACAATTTGTGCAAGAAAAATACACAAAAAAAGAGGAGAAAAAAGAACATTTTGACCTTGGGAAAACAATTCGACACAATGACTCTTGA
- a CDS encoding UDP-N-acetylmuramate--L-alanine ligase, which translates to MKAHFVGIGGIGMSALARYFLSRGVLVSGSDAGDSDILRDLEKEGVTLFRQHKKENVPSDIYQLVYSEAIPEENPEREVARERGVLQKSYFAALGDISSSKRTISICGTHGKSTTTAMAGLAFEAAGTDPLVILGTKVFEWEERNIRIPTADPLCFPSEERFFLVESCEYHESFLHISPSVIVVTNIEPDHLDFFGSPERYYAAFRDFSNRLPKNGTLIANFSDSTISSLFQDFSGTRVNTATFLSKVPLLSVPGEHNRANAAAVLALTDTLGIRPDAIRSALSQFRGTWRRFQKKGISTLGVVYDDYAHHPTEIRATLRALRERYPTQKIWAIFEPHQYSRTRDFLNEFSQSFSEADQVLIPDIYRVRDTEEDVASVNAEMLVKKIRQQGVSVRYSKDFSHTVSLLHHESHPEDVIITMGAGPVYKIADQLISDFSS; encoded by the coding sequence ATGAAGGCACATTTCGTTGGTATTGGTGGCATTGGTATGAGCGCACTTGCACGCTATTTTCTCTCTCGTGGAGTTTTAGTGAGTGGCTCTGATGCAGGCGATTCTGATATTCTTCGAGATTTGGAAAAAGAAGGAGTCACTCTTTTTCGACAACACAAAAAAGAGAATGTCCCTTCTGACATCTATCAACTCGTCTATTCTGAAGCTATTCCAGAAGAGAATCCTGAACGAGAAGTAGCACGAGAAAGAGGAGTTCTTCAGAAATCATATTTTGCCGCTCTTGGAGACATTTCCTCAAGCAAGCGTACAATTTCTATTTGTGGAACTCACGGAAAATCAACAACAACTGCGATGGCAGGTCTTGCATTTGAAGCCGCCGGCACTGATCCGCTCGTTATTTTGGGCACAAAAGTTTTTGAATGGGAAGAGCGAAATATTCGTATTCCCACAGCAGATCCCCTGTGCTTTCCTTCGGAAGAACGATTTTTCCTTGTGGAGTCTTGTGAATATCATGAATCTTTTCTGCACATTTCCCCCTCTGTCATTGTGGTGACGAACATAGAACCAGATCATCTCGATTTTTTTGGCAGTCCCGAGCGATATTATGCAGCTTTTCGTGATTTCTCCAATCGACTTCCAAAAAATGGCACACTTATTGCCAATTTTTCTGATTCAACAATCTCTTCTCTCTTTCAAGATTTTTCGGGAACACGAGTTAATACCGCCACATTTCTTTCAAAGGTTCCTCTGCTCTCTGTTCCAGGGGAACACAATCGCGCTAATGCCGCCGCTGTATTGGCACTTACTGATACGTTGGGAATACGTCCCGATGCTATTCGGAGTGCGCTTTCTCAGTTTCGAGGAACATGGCGTCGTTTCCAAAAAAAGGGAATCAGCACATTAGGAGTGGTCTATGATGACTATGCGCATCATCCTACCGAAATTCGAGCAACTCTTCGTGCATTGCGAGAACGGTACCCCACCCAAAAAATTTGGGCTATTTTTGAGCCTCATCAATACTCGCGTACACGAGATTTTTTGAATGAATTTTCACAAAGCTTTTCAGAAGCAGATCAGGTGCTCATTCCCGATATTTACCGTGTTCGCGATACAGAAGAAGATGTTGCCTCGGTAAATGCCGAAATGCTTGTGAAGAAAATTCGACAACAAGGAGTATCGGTTCGGTATTCAAAAGACTTCTCTCATACTGTTTCCCTTCTTCATCACGAATCTCACCCTGAAGATGTTATTATCACGATGGGGGCAGGTCCGGTGTACAAGATTGCCGATCAGCTTATAAGCGATTTTTCCAGCTAG
- the tgt gene encoding tRNA guanosine(34) transglycosylase Tgt, with the protein MLFVNFFLQNSNGNARRGVLETANGKVETPAFMPIGTQGAVKGGIEPRDLREIGAEMMLANTFHLHLRPGEETIEKLGGIQKFSGWNSPLLTDSGGFQVFSLAAIRKITDEGVRFRAPTDGREVFFTPEKVMRIEHALGADIIMAFDECPPYPAEKSQVEHAVRRTTDWAKKCKVEHDRLVQESRKDQVLFGIVQGGVFPELRRQSAEELLELNFSGMAIGGLSVGEPNENMYEMCEFLAPILPTQKPRYLMGVGTPIDIIEAVSRGIDMFDCVLPTRNGRHGKAYTSKGETNILLARYEQDNNPIDEECSCPVCTRYTRAFLRHLFKSGEILGMRLLSLHNLAFYQSLMRNIRNAISCNTFWEFRRNAIAAFGQGKKECSSSEKS; encoded by the coding sequence ATGCTTTTTGTGAATTTTTTTCTTCAAAACTCCAACGGAAACGCGCGGCGCGGCGTACTTGAGACTGCCAACGGAAAGGTGGAAACTCCGGCGTTTATGCCTATTGGTACACAAGGCGCGGTAAAAGGGGGTATTGAGCCACGTGATCTTCGGGAGATTGGTGCGGAAATGATGCTCGCAAACACCTTTCATCTCCATTTGCGTCCAGGAGAAGAAACCATAGAAAAACTCGGGGGTATTCAAAAATTTTCTGGCTGGAATAGTCCACTTCTCACGGACTCTGGTGGATTTCAAGTATTCTCTCTTGCCGCCATTCGTAAAATTACTGATGAAGGTGTTCGTTTTCGTGCTCCCACAGATGGACGAGAAGTGTTTTTTACTCCCGAAAAAGTTATGCGTATTGAACACGCATTGGGTGCAGATATTATTATGGCGTTCGATGAATGTCCACCGTATCCTGCAGAGAAGTCTCAGGTAGAGCATGCGGTTCGGCGTACTACGGATTGGGCAAAAAAATGCAAAGTGGAACACGACCGTCTCGTCCAAGAATCTAGAAAAGACCAAGTACTTTTTGGTATTGTACAAGGCGGAGTATTTCCCGAGCTTCGCAGGCAATCCGCAGAAGAGCTTCTAGAACTCAATTTTTCGGGAATGGCGATTGGAGGACTTTCTGTTGGGGAGCCAAACGAAAATATGTATGAAATGTGTGAATTTCTTGCCCCGATTCTTCCCACACAAAAACCGCGATACCTTATGGGGGTTGGTACTCCTATCGATATTATAGAAGCAGTTTCCCGCGGAATTGACATGTTTGACTGTGTTCTTCCAACGCGCAATGGACGACATGGAAAAGCCTACACTTCAAAAGGAGAAACAAATATTCTTCTCGCCCGATACGAGCAAGATAATAATCCCATAGATGAGGAGTGTTCTTGTCCAGTATGTACTCGGTATACTCGGGCGTTTCTGCGACATCTTTTCAAAAGTGGTGAAATTTTGGGAATGCGTCTCCTCTCTCTTCATAATCTTGCGTTTTACCAAAGTTTGATGAGGAATATTCGAAATGCTATTTCATGCAATACTTTTTGGGAGTTTCGGCGGAATGCTATTGCCGCCTTTGGGCAGGGAAAAAAGGAATGTTCTTCCTCCGAAAAATCATGA
- a CDS encoding MoxR family ATPase, with product MNTPAPRSEEQKEVLRKKTQKFQSLLSPFAFNKEYVVRLLFIPLLIEGHILINDLPGVGKTTLAKAFARLLGRSFSRLQGTSDTLPQDILGGEILDHITKEFSIKKGPIFQEIVLIDEINRMHPKSQSAFLEAMEERQVSIAGKTYPLPKIHLVIATENPVEYAGTYPLPEAQSDRFSCSIAMGFPDRELQKNILQNQEYLNLENRVMSLDPILSEEEIFFIQEQVKRVTVSDDILERLLRMAEWSRNPELFRYGMSPRSLGVFTSALRAHAFLSGRDFVIPEDGKDLIVPFFHHRISLKDAALGTKELEEMLREAYRNIFRGLS from the coding sequence ATGAACACACCAGCTCCTAGATCAGAAGAGCAGAAAGAGGTACTCCGAAAAAAAACACAGAAATTTCAGTCTCTCCTTTCTCCCTTCGCTTTTAACAAAGAGTATGTCGTGCGCCTCCTTTTTATCCCCTTGCTTATTGAAGGGCATATTCTTATTAACGATCTTCCGGGTGTAGGAAAAACCACCCTCGCTAAGGCATTTGCTCGCCTTTTGGGACGAAGTTTCTCACGACTGCAAGGAACAAGCGACACTCTCCCCCAAGATATTCTGGGAGGTGAAATCCTCGATCATATCACCAAGGAATTCTCTATTAAAAAAGGGCCTATTTTTCAAGAAATCGTTCTCATTGATGAAATCAATCGTATGCACCCAAAATCACAGAGTGCTTTTTTGGAGGCTATGGAAGAACGACAAGTCTCAATAGCAGGAAAAACCTATCCGCTCCCAAAAATTCATCTCGTTATTGCCACAGAAAATCCGGTGGAATATGCCGGAACATATCCTCTTCCTGAAGCGCAATCCGATCGATTTTCATGTTCAATAGCAATGGGATTTCCCGATAGAGAACTCCAAAAAAACATTCTCCAAAATCAGGAATATCTCAATCTCGAAAACCGTGTTATGTCACTTGACCCTATCCTGAGTGAGGAAGAAATTTTCTTCATTCAGGAACAGGTCAAAAGAGTGACTGTGTCAGATGACATTTTGGAACGACTTTTGCGCATGGCAGAATGGTCACGAAATCCAGAACTTTTTCGCTACGGAATGAGTCCCCGATCTCTCGGAGTGTTTACCTCTGCTCTTCGGGCACATGCATTTCTTTCTGGACGTGATTTTGTCATTCCCGAAGATGGAAAAGATCTTATTGTTCCATTTTTTCATCATCGGATTTCCCTAAAAGACGCGGCACTCGGCACAAAAGAGCTTGAGGAGATGCTTCGAGAAGCATATCGAAATATCTTTCGGGGGCTTTCCTAA
- a CDS encoding ribose-phosphate diphosphokinase, with translation MNKARIFAAQSNPSLSKEVSEMLKMPLGKHTVKSFSCGELYVNYDETIRGCKVFIIATIRPHRIHDDFFEIFLMCDAARQSFAKSVHVIIPHFGYSRQDKIHSARESISMRLCADLLIKSGAEHIVTLHLHADQSMGFFSVPVDNLNPRRMFVEYFREKNLKDAIVVSPDAGGAKSAKKFADFLGVELAILHKSRPKHNESVVTHLIGDVQGKTCILYDDMIDTAGSVCNAKTALLQNDANPDVYLCATHPIFSGPAVDRLNAASFREIVVTNSIPVPQEKITGLRQLSIAPLIAGVIANTIEEKSVSELYF, from the coding sequence ATGAATAAAGCACGAATATTTGCCGCGCAATCGAATCCAAGTCTTTCAAAAGAAGTGAGTGAGATGCTGAAGATGCCACTTGGAAAACATACAGTAAAATCTTTTTCGTGTGGAGAGCTTTATGTGAACTACGATGAGACGATTCGGGGATGCAAAGTATTTATTATCGCCACTATTCGTCCGCACCGAATTCATGATGATTTTTTTGAAATTTTTTTGATGTGTGATGCGGCGAGGCAAAGTTTTGCCAAGTCAGTTCATGTGATCATTCCGCATTTTGGCTATTCCCGACAAGACAAAATTCATTCTGCTCGTGAATCTATTTCAATGCGTCTTTGCGCCGATCTCCTTATTAAAAGTGGTGCGGAGCATATTGTTACTCTCCATCTTCATGCTGATCAGAGTATGGGCTTTTTTTCCGTTCCTGTAGATAACCTAAATCCGCGTCGAATGTTTGTAGAATATTTTCGGGAAAAAAATCTGAAAGATGCCATTGTTGTTTCGCCAGATGCTGGAGGTGCCAAGAGTGCTAAAAAATTTGCAGACTTTTTGGGGGTGGAACTTGCCATTCTCCATAAGTCACGTCCAAAGCATAATGAATCGGTTGTAACCCACCTCATTGGTGATGTTCAGGGGAAAACCTGTATTCTCTATGATGATATGATCGACACTGCGGGATCGGTTTGCAACGCCAAAACAGCCCTCCTTCAGAATGACGCAAATCCCGATGTCTATCTTTGTGCAACGCATCCCATATTTTCTGGTCCGGCGGTTGATCGTCTCAATGCCGCAAGTTTTCGAGAAATTGTCGTCACAAACTCTATTCCGGTACCACAGGAGAAAATTACTGGACTGCGACAACTCTCCATTGCTCCTCTTATTGCAGGAGTCATTGCAAATACTATTGAAGAGAAATCGGTGAGTGAACTTTATTTCTAG